The following proteins are encoded in a genomic region of Porphyrobacter sp. CACIAM 03H1:
- a CDS encoding substrate-binding periplasmic protein, with product MVGAGCAMALSGPLGAAPLAKVRELGILRVGLYADNRPWSWDRGGGQPAGIDVDLALAIAEQLGVKPEIALFTADEELSDDLRNVIWRGGLLGFRRCDLMLHVPFDMQLAAKEDQVVFVAPYYREEFSALCSAQTRDCDQPPQRFVGSKVGAELDSIPDFYLVGGFGGILRGDVQHYPTGHAAALAVHEGEVEMAVATRAQIEAAMADSAGSGAKLRKTPLPMLPSDGWDIGMAVREDSRTLGFAVEDIVARMTADGRMKALFAKAGVTWQAAAATKAIG from the coding sequence ATGGTCGGCGCAGGCTGCGCAATGGCACTGTCGGGACCGCTCGGGGCGGCGCCCCTCGCCAAGGTGCGGGAGCTCGGCATCCTGCGTGTCGGGCTCTATGCCGACAACCGCCCGTGGTCGTGGGACCGGGGTGGCGGGCAGCCGGCCGGGATCGACGTCGATCTCGCGCTCGCGATCGCCGAGCAGCTCGGCGTGAAGCCCGAGATCGCGCTGTTCACCGCCGACGAGGAACTCTCGGACGACCTGCGCAACGTGATCTGGCGCGGCGGGCTGCTCGGCTTCCGCCGCTGCGACCTCATGCTGCACGTGCCCTTCGACATGCAGCTGGCGGCGAAGGAGGACCAGGTGGTCTTCGTCGCGCCCTATTACCGCGAGGAATTCAGTGCACTGTGCTCGGCCCAGACCCGCGATTGCGACCAGCCGCCGCAGCGGTTCGTCGGCAGCAAGGTCGGTGCGGAGCTGGATTCGATCCCCGATTTCTACCTCGTCGGCGGTTTCGGCGGGATCCTGCGCGGCGATGTCCAGCACTATCCCACCGGCCATGCCGCAGCCCTCGCGGTGCATGAAGGCGAGGTCGAGATGGCCGTCGCCACCCGCGCCCAGATCGAGGCCGCGATGGCAGACAGCGCCGGCAGCGGGGCGAAGCTTCGCAAGACCCCGCTGCCGATGCTGCCCTCGGACGGGTGGGACATCGGCATGGCGGTGCGCGAGGACAGCCGCACGCTGGGCTTCGCGGTCGAGGACATCGTCGCGCGCATGACCGCCGATGGCCGGATGAAGGCGCTCTTCGCCAAGGCCGGCGTCACCTGGCAGGCGGCCGCCGCGACGAAGGCCATCGGCTAG
- a CDS encoding methanol/ethanol family PQQ-dependent dehydrogenase: MKGLTNILAAGVALAGLAITAPALAEDGPTMDQLMNDAATTGDVLTYGMGPQQQRFSPLEQINTENVAKMVPAFAASLGGEKQRGQESQPIVYDGVIYVTGSYSRLFAFDARTGEKLWEYNHRLPDGIMPCCDVVNRGAAIHGDKVIFATLDARLVALNRKTGKVIWNKMTADYKAGYSATAAPIIVKNLVITGNSGGEFGAVGEVQARNVDTGEIVWTRPVIEGHMGTLNGKDNGITGKTNATWEGDLWKTGGGATWLGGTYDPDTNLVFFGTGNPAPWNSHLRPGDNLYTASTLAIDPDTGVIKWHYQTTPHDGWDFDGVNEFIPFDGEFKGKKMKLGAKADRNGFFYVLDRTNGKLMNATPFVMQPTWASKIDLKTGRPVYNDDNRPGAPGTAEKGKSVFAAPSFLGGKNWMPMAYSPDTEMFYVPSNDWGMDIWNEPIAYKKGAAYLGAGFTIKPIAEDHIGALRAIDPKTGKVMWEYKNKAPLWGGVLTTRGNLVFTGTPEGYLKAFDAKTGKELWKFQTGSGVVGSPVTWEQDGEQYVAVMSGWGGAVPLWGGEVAKTFKEISQGGSLWVFKLPK, translated from the coding sequence ATGAAGGGCTTGACCAATATCCTGGCCGCGGGCGTCGCGCTTGCAGGCCTTGCGATCACCGCACCGGCTCTGGCCGAAGACGGGCCGACGATGGATCAGCTGATGAACGACGCTGCGACGACCGGCGACGTTCTGACCTACGGCATGGGGCCGCAGCAGCAGCGTTTCAGCCCGCTCGAGCAGATCAACACCGAAAACGTCGCGAAGATGGTCCCGGCCTTCGCCGCCTCGCTCGGCGGGGAAAAGCAGCGCGGGCAGGAATCGCAACCGATCGTCTATGACGGGGTGATCTACGTTACCGGCTCCTATTCGCGCCTCTTCGCCTTCGATGCGCGCACCGGCGAGAAGCTGTGGGAATACAACCATCGCCTGCCTGACGGCATCATGCCCTGCTGCGACGTCGTCAACCGCGGTGCGGCGATCCACGGCGACAAGGTGATCTTCGCCACGCTCGATGCGCGGCTCGTCGCGCTCAACCGCAAGACCGGCAAGGTGATCTGGAACAAGATGACCGCCGACTACAAGGCTGGCTATTCCGCCACCGCCGCTCCGATCATCGTGAAGAACCTCGTCATCACCGGCAATTCCGGCGGCGAGTTCGGCGCGGTCGGCGAGGTGCAGGCGCGCAATGTCGACACCGGCGAGATCGTCTGGACCCGGCCCGTGATCGAGGGCCACATGGGCACGCTCAACGGCAAGGACAACGGCATCACCGGCAAGACCAACGCCACCTGGGAAGGCGATCTGTGGAAGACCGGCGGCGGGGCGACCTGGCTTGGCGGGACCTATGACCCCGACACCAACCTCGTCTTCTTCGGCACCGGCAACCCGGCCCCGTGGAACAGCCACCTGCGCCCGGGCGACAACCTCTACACCGCCTCGACCCTCGCAATCGATCCCGATACCGGGGTGATCAAGTGGCACTACCAGACCACTCCGCACGACGGCTGGGACTTCGACGGCGTGAACGAGTTCATCCCCTTCGACGGCGAGTTCAAGGGCAAGAAGATGAAGCTCGGCGCCAAGGCCGACCGCAACGGCTTCTTCTACGTGCTCGACCGCACCAACGGGAAGCTGATGAACGCCACGCCCTTTGTCATGCAGCCGACCTGGGCGAGCAAGATCGACCTCAAAACGGGCCGTCCCGTCTACAACGACGACAACCGCCCCGGCGCGCCGGGCACGGCGGAAAAGGGCAAGTCGGTGTTCGCCGCGCCCTCGTTCCTTGGCGGCAAGAACTGGATGCCGATGGCCTATTCGCCCGACACCGAGATGTTCTACGTCCCCTCGAACGACTGGGGCATGGACATCTGGAACGAGCCGATCGCCTACAAGAAGGGCGCGGCCTATCTGGGCGCGGGCTTCACCATCAAGCCGATTGCCGAGGATCACATCGGCGCGCTGCGCGCCATCGATCCCAAGACCGGCAAGGTCATGTGGGAATACAAGAACAAGGCTCCGCTGTGGGGCGGCGTCCTGACGACCCGCGGCAACCTGGTCTTTACCGGAACGCCTGAGGGCTACCTCAAGGCCTTCGACGCCAAGACCGGCAAGGAGCTGTGGAAGTTCCAGACCGGTTCGGGCGTGGTCGGGTCGCCCGTCACCTGGGAACAGGACGGCGAGCAGTATGTCGCGGTCATGTCCGGCTGGGGCGGCGCGGTGCCTCTGTGGGGCGGCGAGGTCGCCAAGACCTTCAAGGAAATCAGCCAGGGCGGTTCGCTCTGGGTGTTCAAGCTGCCCAAGTGA
- a CDS encoding response regulator, whose amino-acid sequence MTEAPPLERVLIVDDHGLIRDGLSAILLSSFPDCAIAEAGSFAEALAALEAMPDPDMVLLDLNIPDAQRFSALEQLRADFPSLPVVMVSGSYDRVTVRDALAAGAAGFLPKTLDRATILDAIGQVLMGEIYAPGELQSDPLADEEEEKIRKLIDSLTPQQRVVLGRLVAGRLNKQIAHELDISMTTVKAHVSAILCKLNVFSRTQAVILANRVNFEG is encoded by the coding sequence ATGACCGAAGCGCCGCCCCTCGAACGCGTTCTGATCGTCGATGATCACGGGCTGATCCGCGACGGCCTCAGCGCCATCCTGCTGTCGAGTTTCCCCGACTGCGCCATCGCCGAGGCCGGCAGCTTCGCCGAGGCGCTGGCGGCGCTCGAGGCGATGCCCGACCCCGACATGGTGCTGCTCGATCTCAACATTCCCGATGCACAGCGCTTCTCCGCGCTGGAACAGTTGCGCGCCGACTTCCCGAGCCTGCCGGTGGTGATGGTGTCGGGCTCCTACGACCGCGTCACGGTGCGCGATGCGCTGGCGGCAGGCGCGGCGGGGTTCCTGCCCAAGACACTCGACCGGGCGACCATCCTCGATGCGATCGGCCAGGTGCTGATGGGCGAGATCTACGCCCCCGGCGAACTGCAGAGCGACCCACTGGCGGACGAGGAGGAGGAGAAGATCCGCAAGCTGATCGACAGCCTCACCCCCCAGCAGCGCGTGGTGCTCGGGCGGCTCGTGGCAGGTCGGCTCAACAAGCAGATCGCCCACGAACTCGACATCTCGATGACGACCGTCAAGGCGCACGTCTCGGCGATCCTGTGCAAGCTCAACGTCTTCAGCCGCACCCAGGCGGTGATCCTCGCCAACCGGGTGAATTTCGAGGGCTAG
- the pedF gene encoding cytochrome c-550 PedF, translating to MKNYAGRILLGAAIASLAMAAGPQIMAHGDVTPQAVDTSDLPDIGEAWLEKNPYSGNARAIEIGTSAYNQNCARCHGLEAISGGIAPDLRYLELGESGDQWYMERFRNGSSHDGKVYMPPFGEVLGQKAGWAIRAFLETKYTEE from the coding sequence ATGAAAAACTACGCCGGACGCATCCTGCTCGGTGCGGCGATCGCCTCTCTGGCGATGGCGGCCGGGCCCCAGATCATGGCCCATGGCGATGTCACGCCGCAGGCCGTCGACACATCCGACCTGCCCGACATCGGCGAGGCCTGGCTCGAGAAGAATCCCTACAGCGGCAACGCCCGGGCGATCGAGATCGGCACGTCCGCCTACAACCAGAACTGCGCGCGCTGCCACGGGCTCGAAGCGATCTCGGGCGGGATCGCACCCGACCTGCGTTATCTCGAACTCGGCGAGAGCGGCGACCAGTGGTATATGGAGCGCTTCCGCAACGGGTCGAGCCATGACGGCAAGGTCTACATGCCGCCCTTCGGCGAGGTGCTCGGCCAGAAGGCGGGCTGGGCGATCCGCGCCTTCCTCGAAACGAAGTACACGGAAGAGTAA